Part of the Ignavibacterium album JCM 16511 genome, CTTTCAGATTATGATGATTATAATGACAATGCAGATAAGATAGAACAAATCAAATATCTGGATGCAGCATACCTGACAATTGATGCATCGGAAAATTTATCAGGCGATAATATGATTCTTAAACTTTATGAATCTAATGGAAGTACTTTATTATTTGAATATCGTCTTCCATCTTTCGTTGCAGCAGATTACAGAAACAAACCATTGCATATTCAACTTTCGCAATCAGATAAAGATCGACTCAACCAATATCTGGCAAATCACAAAATAAACAACTGTTTCAAAGCTATTCTCTCCGTTGAAAATGTTCAATCTGATAATCCGTTGACTTTGTTCTTTCTTAACGCCAAAATTGAATTTGTTGCTGAATTAAAACTTAAGCCATAAACCGGAATCCGTGCCCTGTTCATATTAATTTATTTCCAATTTGCAGGGCACATTTTACTTATTCTTTTTACATTTGATAGTGAGATACAAAAAAATTGAAAACAAGAATAAGTTTTGAAACCGACCGCATTATATATCCACATTCCTTTTTGTGATCACAAATGTATCTATTGTGATTTTTATTCAATTATTACTTCTGATAATATTGAGTCTTTCCTTTTTGCATTGAAAAGAGAAATAGATTATTACTCAAAACTTTATTCATCAGACCGAATCATAACTTCCATTTTCTTTGGAGGCGGAACACCTTCATTAATGAGCGTAGAATATATTGCAGATATAATTAAACATTCTAAAAACAAATTTAACTTTTCTGATAATGCAGAGATAACTCTTGAGATAAATCCCGGCACAGTTAATAAAGAAAAATTAATTGAATTCAGAAACACCGGCATTAACCGAATAAGCATCGGAATTCAGTCATTTGATGAAAGTGATTTGAAATTTTTAACAAGGATTCACGATAAACAAACCGCTATCAATACTGTTTACAACGCAGCTGATGCCGGGTTTGAAAACATCAGTATAGATTTGATTTTTAATTTGCCGGACCAATCAAAAGAAAAATGGAAATTAAATCTTCAGCAGGCAGTTGGGTTGCCGATAAAACACATCTCAGCTTATAGCTTAATACTTGAGCGAGGAACTATTCTTAATAAACTTGTTCTCGATGGTAAAGTTAAAGTTCAGGATGAAGATTACGACGCAGAACTTTATGAATTGACAATTGATTTTCTTACTGAAAATGGTTTTATTCAATATGAAGTTTCAAATTTTGCAAAGCCCGGCTATGAATGCATTCACAATAACGCTTATTGGCATCATCAGGATTATATAGGATTTGGCCCGTCTGCACATTCTTTTGTCGAGAATAAACGCTGGTGGAATTTTTCTAGTTTAAAAAGATATATTTCAGAAGTTGAACTGAAACAAATTGCTCTTATGAACTCTGAAACTCTTACTCAACAACAATTACAGGATGAATACATTATGCTTGCTTTGCGAAGTAATGGAATTATCATAGAAGATTACATAAAAAGATTTGGCAGCGACTGGCTTGATAATCATTCAAAAGATTTTGAAGTTCTCAAACAGCAAGAGTTAATTGAAATAAAACACAACAAAATAAAACTCACTTCAAAAGGTTATGCAATCTGTGATGAAATTCTTTCAAAAATTCTTTAATAAAAATTTATGTTAAAAATTAAACTCCACTGGCAGATATTAATTGCATTTGCAATTGCCGTATTGTTTGGATTATTTCTTCCTCAATATTCTGATTATGTAAGATGGCTTGGTGATTTGTTCCTGCGCGCACTGAAAATGATAATTGTGCCTCTTGTTTTTACTTCAATCGTTTCGGGCGTTACTAATCTTGGTAGCACCCAGAATCTTGGACGATTAGGTATTAAAACTATCACATATTATATATCAACAAGTCTTGCAGCGATCGTTACAGGGTTGATTCTCGTTGATCTTATAAAACCAGGCGTTGGCGCTGATTTGGGATTTAAAATGGAAGTCCCCGAACTTACTAAAGCTATCGGAAGTATTGGTGATATTTTTCTGCGAATGATTCCATCAAACATTTTTGAAGCACTTGCTTCAGCAGATATGCTCGCACTGATTTTCTTCGCTATTCTTTTCGGAATATTTATTACCAGAGTTGATGAAAAATCACAACAGTTTATGACTGACTTCTTCAGCGCCGCTTTTGAAGTAATGATGAAGCTTACTTCCTTTATAATACTTTTTGCACCAATAGGAATTTTTGGAATAGTTACAGGAATTGTAGCTGATCAGGCGGCTGATAAGACAAAACTTATTTCTATGATTCAGCATCTTGGGGTATATATGCTTACTGTATTAAGCGGTTTAGCATTTCATATGTTTATCACACTTCCTTTACTTCTGAAATTTATTGGAAGAGTAAATCCCTACTTACACTTCAGAGCGATGTCACTGCCTTTAATAACTGCTTTTTCAACATCTTCTTCATCAGCAACACTGCCGTTCACTATTCAGGCAGTTGAAAAAGAAAGCGGAGTTTCAAATAAAATCTCCAGTTTTGTTTTACCACTTGGCGCAACAATAAATATGGATGGAACTGCCTTGTATGAATGTGTTGCTGCAATGTTTATTGCTCAGGCATACGGAATTGAGCTCGGATTTCTTCAGCAAATGATTGTTGTTGTAACAGCTTTGCTTGCATCAATTGGTGCTGCAGGCATCCCAATGGCAGGACTTGTAATGATGTCCGTTGTTTTAACAGCAGTTGGATTACCACTCGAAGGGGTGGGATTAATTCTTGCTGTTGACAGAATACTTGATATGTGCAGAACTGCGGTAAATGTTTTCAGTGATAGTTGTGGTGCCGTTATAATTGCAAAAACCGAGGGCGAGAGTTTGAGGGTGTAGAGGGATATGGGAATAAGGTATAAGAGTTATAAGGAAATATGCTATAAGGTAAAGAGAACTGAATTTAATTAAAGAAAGAGTGGGCAGCTAACCCGCTCTTTTTAATTTTTCAAGAAGAATTGAGAATCTTTCCGGTTTAGATATAAATGATTTTAAAAGTCCCTTCTCCTTATGCAAAGCATCCTGTGGAGGAGAAGGGATTTAGGGATGAGGCTTACTTAATCACCATCATCTTCTTACTTGAGACAAAAGAACCTGCAGTGAGCTTATCTGTATGCTATATCAATTGATTATTATTTCACCCCTTTGGGGTTTTTGTTTTTTGGTTTATTCTTCTATAAATATTTCATCCCTTTGGGATTTAATTTGAATTATGAATCAGTTGATTGCGCAGATTAGAATTAGATTGGATAATCCTGAAGTTAAAGCTGAATAATTAAAATGGTTTTAGACAAACTTCCTCTGGTTGCCTTTTGAGTATGCATTGCTGTTATTGCTTAACTGTGTGCCTTTAAGGTTTGCCTGGACTGTTGCTCCTTCCTGCTTAAAGACAACCGGTGTTTCAAGTGCATTTGGATATTGAAACTCCGCACTGCCCAGCGGGCTTGCACTCCAGCCTTGAAAATAAAACCTGTGTGTTCTGCCGGTTTGCTGTAGTTGTATATCCTGCACTGCATCCGCTTTTACGGAGTAGTAGGGTGGTTGCCAATCAAGACCTTGATTTAAGAAGACGCCTTTGTAAACATCACCGTAGTAGCTTGTTGTGTAATCGGGATAAAATGGCGATGGTCTTTGTTTGAATGGTGCCGAAAGGCCTTGGTTCCTTAATCCATATGGTTGTTCATTAATATCAGTCAACCAAGGGTCGGAGAAATTTAAGCTGTCGCCGGTTGATACTGTTCCCTCCAAACTATTTTTTATTATGACGTTTGAATATTTTGGAATAAACCGTGCAGCAACCAAATTAATGCTGGCTCTGAGCCCAATAGTATCCCAGTTCCGATACCAGTCCGATGTTGTTGCAAGGTTATCTTCCCAATGATTGAACTTTTCATAAGTATTTGGTCTGAAATCTTGTGTTGATAAAAAATGATGTTGAGCAATTGAAAGTGTTACGGGTTGTTCAGGTTGTACATAATTCCAGCTTAAATTATCCCAGTATGCTGCCTGACCGAATGTTTGATTATCATTCCCGATTTGCTTTAGATTAAAGGTAACAAAAGGAGAAGTAAATCCTGTCACAATTAATGAAAACATCTGACTTGAACTAAGTGTTCCTTTATGTGAAACAACAACTGAATATAAACCCACGCCTGGTGACTGAAATAATATCTGTTCAACATTATCTTTAGTATTATCGCCAGTTGTGGCAGCAGAACCGGGGTTTCCCGGATTTAGTACCCAAGGATAATATGTTATCCCATTTTTATATAACCTTACATCAAGATCCCGGACTAAAATCGGACCTGTTTGAGAATTAGAAGGCGGAATATCATTCCAGGCTAAGGTTATTTTTATTGGTTGAGTACCATCGTTATATAGATCATTTAAAGTATAAGTTTGACCATTAGAAAGTAGTATCTCTTGTATTGCATTAGAATTGTTTTGATCCTGCGATATGAGTTGAGCTGCTTTATATGTATTAAGCAAACCCCATCCATATTTATAATCAGGACCGGGATTTTCGCCAGCTTCGTCAGCTGTATGAATTACAATTGCCTTTAATGTTGATGAAAGTGGGACAGTATTATTGTGTGTGTTTTTATAATGTTGTAAAAGTAAAGCTAACGAACCTGTAACATTCGGTGCAGCCATAGAGGTACCGCTGGCTGTTAAGCCCTTAATTGTATTACCATATAAATTATTTGGTAGTGTTGAATACAAAGCATCGCCATTTGCTACTATATCAGGTTTAATTCTACCATCTTTTGTTGGACCCCAAACGCTGAAATTTGTATTTATTTGTTTAACATCGGAAGGACTTGTATAACCATATGGGATATCATCTACAGCACCTACAGTAATAATATTTTTTGCTACTCCCTCCGGAGGTATGCAATCAAATCCATCATCACCACCATCTTTCGGATGATAGCTAGTGCTGGAAACCCACTTTTCTCCATCCCATACCCAATGCGATGTAAATGGTTCGGGGCCTTGTCCCCTGTCGTTTCCTGCTGCCCAAACAATTGTATAATACGGAGCATTAAAGGCAATTAAATCTATGTTGAAAGTTAATGAATCATGATAGTTACCAAAATTCGGGTCTTCATTTTGGTAATCTTCTGCCATCCAGTACCAGGCATTGGTTCCGCTATTGCGCAGATCACCCCAGACCCAACCCGGATTTTGCCCATAAGAATGATTTGATAGTAGTAAAGGAGTTGTAAAGTTTGGGTCAAGTCCCGCAGCAGCATTTGTCATTTCTACAAAACCTGCATTCCAGTCGCGGGAGTATAAAACTGATTTATCTGCCATACCTTTTGAGTTATAATTATCATTATCAGCGACTATAGTTCCGGCTACATGCGTTGAATGTTCGCTTACTTCAGAACCTGTTGAATCTATAAAAAACACATGTCTTGGTCCATAAATTCCTTCCCTAAATGAATCATGGTATTCATAAACCGCACCTTCATCCCATAGACCAATCTCTATACCTGAACCATCAAGATTAAAACTGCTCCACACAGCATCAGTTCTTACTGTCTGAGCAGCTATTCTGTTATAAGTTATATAGTAAATTGGTCGTCCATTTGAGAATCCCTGCAGTTCAATTCCTGGTCCTTTTATTAAGTAACCCTTCTGTTTAAAATATTCAATTGCTTCATATTTGTTTGCATTATATTGTCTTTGAAATTCAATACCAATGTTTTTAAGTACAATCGTATCAGTTTTACTGAGTACTTGCTGTTTTATTTTTTCCTTAATTACATCCTGTTGAATTTGTGCAAAAACATATGAATTCAATGAAATAAGAATCATTATAAGTATTTTTATCATGGTTTTATTTGTTTTCATTGTAATCTCCTTTTGTTATTTTTATTGGGATAAAAAAGCATACCATCACATTTATGATGTTGCCTTAATGCTATTTGTCTGATTAACCGTCATAGCAGTGCTATGCTATGACGGCTTTTAATTTTTTGGTGGTATCATATTTTCCTCCTTTTAACTGATTCTCCGTAATAAAGTTAACACTGCTCTGTCACCCTGCCAGCCTACAGCAACAGCCAAATTATTCTTAACTCCTAATCTAAAATAAATTTTAGTGTCTCCTCTGTTTATAAATTGCCAACTGAAACCGTTAAAATGTACCACTGAAAATACCGAACTGATACCAAATACATTATTAAAATTATTTCCCTTAATACTATAAACGGTATTAAGCTCTGGTATAGTAATTTTTTCCCATTTATTGTTTTTAAATAAAACTATTCCATTTCCGGCAGTATAAATCAAATTATTATTAATTCCCCAAAGTGAATTAACAAACATATTTGGTCCGGGTAGAACAATATTTACTTTATTCTCATTATTCAAAATTATCATCATATCACCAGCCGCTAAAAATTTATTGTAACCGCCTTTGTTGTCAGAAATACCCCAAATAGTGCCTATGTTTAAGTACGTCCCACTTTCTATCTTCGTCCATTTTCTTCCATCCCAGTGCGCTATGTTGCCATTGTTGCCTACTGCGTATAAATCACTGCTCGAGCTGCCCCAGAGTTTGTTGATTGACATTGAAACATTAGATGGTAAGCAAAATTTGTTTATTTGAATACCATCTTTTAGAATTGCAATTTTATCTCCACTTGAACTTATCCAAATTTGTCCATCATCAAATATAAATATTGCTTTTGCTGGATATGAAGAAAGACTTGTTCCTCCACAAACGGTTGGGAAATATATCCTCTTCAATTCCCACTTAGTTCCATCCCAGTGCACGGCGTTGTATGCATTCGGGTCGGGTCTGCCAAGTGAGTCATTCATATATATTTCACCCACTGCCCAAATGTTGTTTTCATCTATTATGGCTACATCATAAAGCGTGCTGCTGCTGTGCTGCCCAAACTCCCAGCTCTGCCAGGTAAAGTCGTGACTCGTCGTGTCCATCGTTGTTACCGTAAGCTCATTGCTCGAGGTAATGATTTGTTGATTGGATGATTGGACAATTGATTTAAATTTATATGTCTGGTTTGGCAGCAGGGAATCTACATATAGCAAAGTATCACCGTAGCACAGAATATTATTCTGTGCTACACTGTTTTTGTACAGTGTAACATTTGCAGGCAATTGGAGGTTTGTAATCCTAAGGTTTATCCAAGCTTCTGTGCAGCTTACATCCTCAAGCTCAAGTTTAAGCTCCGGCTCAAGCTTCGGCTCTGTGGTTTGCTTGCAACCTGTTGTAATCAGTAGTATTTGAATAAGTAATATTATCAATGGCATAAGAGATATTGGTTTCATTTTATAATCTCGTTTAATATTGATTTGGTTCTAAATTAACTCATTCCTTCAAAGAAAACCAGAGGTGTAAAAAGGGACTGAAAAGTAATAAGTTAAGTTGTCAATCGTTAATTGATGGGGGGGGTAATTGTTTCCGGTAAATAATTATTCTCTGCGGGCAAACAAACCTTTCTGACAGGTAACTCAGAGAAAGATTGTATTCCGTGCTTTGCTATACCGACAAGTTTGGTCATTAAACGCATAGACTGCTCCTCTTAACACTAAATACTTCAAAATTTATTACCCGAAAAATTCTTCAAATAGAAACAATAAATGAAGAGAGAAAAATTCTATGAGTAAAGCTTACAAGTAAAAACTAAAGAGGTGCAAAAATTTTTTACGACAAAAATGGTGACAGTAATGGATGGTGAGAGGTGTTAGTTATAAAGGATAAGGTAAGAGGAGTTAATAATAAATGTAAGATGAGGACTTTGTCTGAAGAAAATCATTCAGGAAAGAATAGTGATTCATTTCGTAGAGTAGTATAAAATTTTTATTAAAAGAAAGAGCGGGCAAATTGTCCGCTCTTTTTAATTTTTCAAGAAGAGTTAAGAATCTTTTTGAATAAGTTCTATGAAATTTTAAAAGCCCTTCTCCTTATGCAAAGCATCCTGTGGAGGAGAAGGGATTTAGGGATGAGGCCTACTTAATCACCATCATCTTCTTACTTGAGACAAATGAACCTGCAGTTAGTTTATAAATATAAACTCCGCTTGCAAGATTACTTGCATTAAATTCAATCTTATGTCTTCCGGCTTCTCTGTATTCATTTACTAAAGTAACTACTTCGTTGCCAAGTATGTCGTACACTTTTAGTGTTTGATGACTGGCGACCGGCGACTGCCAACTGATTACTGTCGTCGGATTGAATGGATTGGGGTAGTTATCAAATAGTTTATATTCCGTTGGTATTTCTTCACTTGAGTAATCATAGATTGAAGTAACTGTAAGCGTATCCAGAAATTTAAGTAAACCAAATTTTGTATTGACATATACATTCCTGGGATTTTGATAATCTTCATACAGTGAAAATACTGCTCCATCATATACTCTTCCCCAGTTTTTACCATAATCTTCCGTAAGAAATAATCCGCCATTCGAATATTGGGGTGTGTACGGCTGATTGTATTGTGACATTCCTACATAAAACCTTCCTGCTTTTTGTTTATCAGATAAGATACTTGTTATTCTCATCCACTGATCCAGTTGACTTAATGTCGAGTCAATCCTTATCCAGCTTTCACCTCCGTTGGTGCTCTTAAATAATCCTCCTGGTTCATTTATATCTGGCCTTAATCCAATATAAATTATTTCAGGATTAAACGGATCAAGCGCCAAACATTGCCCTGTCTCAACCTGTAGGTTTGGTAAATTATTCGTCTTATCCTCCCAACTCATTCCCGCA contains:
- a CDS encoding dicarboxylate/amino acid:cation symporter, giving the protein MLKIKLHWQILIAFAIAVLFGLFLPQYSDYVRWLGDLFLRALKMIIVPLVFTSIVSGVTNLGSTQNLGRLGIKTITYYISTSLAAIVTGLILVDLIKPGVGADLGFKMEVPELTKAIGSIGDIFLRMIPSNIFEALASADMLALIFFAILFGIFITRVDEKSQQFMTDFFSAAFEVMMKLTSFIILFAPIGIFGIVTGIVADQAADKTKLISMIQHLGVYMLTVLSGLAFHMFITLPLLLKFIGRVNPYLHFRAMSLPLITAFSTSSSSATLPFTIQAVEKESGVSNKISSFVLPLGATINMDGTALYECVAAMFIAQAYGIELGFLQQMIVVVTALLASIGAAGIPMAGLVMMSVVLTAVGLPLEGVGLILAVDRILDMCRTAVNVFSDSCGAVIIAKTEGESLRV
- the hemW gene encoding radical SAM family heme chaperone HemW; this encodes MKPTALYIHIPFCDHKCIYCDFYSIITSDNIESFLFALKREIDYYSKLYSSDRIITSIFFGGGTPSLMSVEYIADIIKHSKNKFNFSDNAEITLEINPGTVNKEKLIEFRNTGINRISIGIQSFDESDLKFLTRIHDKQTAINTVYNAADAGFENISIDLIFNLPDQSKEKWKLNLQQAVGLPIKHISAYSLILERGTILNKLVLDGKVKVQDEDYDAELYELTIDFLTENGFIQYEVSNFAKPGYECIHNNAYWHHQDYIGFGPSAHSFVENKRWWNFSSLKRYISEVELKQIALMNSETLTQQQLQDEYIMLALRSNGIIIEDYIKRFGSDWLDNHSKDFEVLKQQELIEIKHNKIKLTSKGYAICDEILSKIL
- a CDS encoding S8 family serine peptidase, yielding MKTNKTMIKILIMILISLNSYVFAQIQQDVIKEKIKQQVLSKTDTIVLKNIGIEFQRQYNANKYEAIEYFKQKGYLIKGPGIELQGFSNGRPIYYITYNRIAAQTVRTDAVWSSFNLDGSGIEIGLWDEGAVYEYHDSFREGIYGPRHVFFIDSTGSEVSEHSTHVAGTIVADNDNYNSKGMADKSVLYSRDWNAGFVEMTNAAAGLDPNFTTPLLLSNHSYGQNPGWVWGDLRNSGTNAWYWMAEDYQNEDPNFGNYHDSLTFNIDLIAFNAPYYTIVWAAGNDRGQGPEPFTSHWVWDGEKWVSSTSYHPKDGGDDGFDCIPPEGVAKNIITVGAVDDIPYGYTSPSDVKQINTNFSVWGPTKDGRIKPDIVANGDALYSTLPNNLYGNTIKGLTASGTSMAAPNVTGSLALLLQHYKNTHNNTVPLSSTLKAIVIHTADEAGENPGPDYKYGWGLLNTYKAAQLISQDQNNSNAIQEILLSNGQTYTLNDLYNDGTQPIKITLAWNDIPPSNSQTGPILVRDLDVRLYKNGITYYPWVLNPGNPGSAATTGDNTKDNVEQILFQSPGVGLYSVVVSHKGTLSSSQMFSLIVTGFTSPFVTFNLKQIGNDNQTFGQAAYWDNLSWNYVQPEQPVTLSIAQHHFLSTQDFRPNTYEKFNHWEDNLATTSDWYRNWDTIGLRASINLVAARFIPKYSNVIIKNSLEGTVSTGDSLNFSDPWLTDINEQPYGLRNQGLSAPFKQRPSPFYPDYTTSYYGDVYKGVFLNQGLDWQPPYYSVKADAVQDIQLQQTGRTHRFYFQGWSASPLGSAEFQYPNALETPVVFKQEGATVQANLKGTQLSNNSNAYSKGNQRKFV